From one Stigmatella erecta genomic stretch:
- a CDS encoding efflux RND transporter permease subunit: protein MLTRIIDWSLHHRGAVLLGTLALALSGVLSFQALPLDALPDTTPPQVQVNTLAPALTPVEVERQLTVPIEQALTGLPRLEQMRSLSKPGLSQVTLQFGDGTDVWFARQQVSERLGHVSLPEGLERPTLGPVATGLGEIFHYLVKSRTRSLTELRTLQDRVIAPALRGVPGVAEVNSWGGEEKQWHVVVEPQRLQQFHLSLGDLYQALEANNANVGGGRVEQAGAARLVLGVGALEGGAAVEEVTVAARDGVPVRVRDVAQVRVGPAPRQGATTAEGEGEAVLGLGFMRMGENSHAVSQALTQRLEEVRQRLPPDVQVDLVYARTELVEQVLRTVRNNLLEGALLVIAILFAFLGHWRAGLIVAAAIPLSLLFAFNAMVPLGIAGTLMSLGAIDFGLVVDSSVILVENAERRLAEDAGRRSVLEVVRDAAVEVRKPTLFGELIILVVYLPILTLEGVEGKLFRPLALTLIFALLGSALLSMTLMPVLASFVLKPGQGPHREPRLVGLLQRLYRPVLDGALRHGRAVLAGAALLTVGAAGAALGLGSEFVPRLSEGTLVINTVRLAEVSLAESIRYGGHIEALLRRKFPDEVKHVWTRTGTAEVATDPMGLELSDVFITLHPRAQWTRADTQEELVAEMKAELADLPGMRMAFLQPIEMRVNEMLAGVRGDVAIKLFGEDLDLLKAKAQEVEALVRPLPGAADVTVEQVTGQPILHVTVDRAAVARYGIPARDVLDVVEAVGGRRVGDVREGERRVELAVRLADEYRQNPARLATVSVVAPDGVRVPLGRLATFRELSGPTTVQREGGQRRLVIQANVRGRDLGGFVEEVRRTLDAKLELPTGYAVRLGGSFEHLERARQRLLLVVPGALALIFLLLYLTYGRVRDALRIFAGVPFAMVGGVLALLVRGLPFSISAAVGFVALSGVSVLGDMVLVSRVRQLLGQGAAPGEAIREAALSRLRPVLMTSAVAALGFVPMALHTGVGAEVQRPLATVVIGGVLSSAVLTLLVLPVLYAVLGTGQDAPPRQPRAPDTTA, encoded by the coding sequence ATGCTCACCCGCATCATCGACTGGAGCCTGCACCACCGTGGGGCGGTGCTCCTGGGCACGCTGGCGCTCGCGCTCTCCGGGGTGCTCTCGTTCCAGGCCCTGCCCCTGGATGCCCTGCCGGACACCACCCCGCCGCAAGTCCAGGTGAACACCCTGGCCCCGGCGCTCACACCCGTGGAGGTGGAGCGTCAGCTCACCGTCCCCATCGAGCAGGCGCTGACGGGACTTCCCCGGTTGGAGCAGATGCGCTCGCTGTCCAAGCCGGGCCTGTCCCAGGTGACGCTCCAGTTCGGCGACGGCACGGACGTGTGGTTCGCCCGGCAGCAGGTCTCGGAGCGCCTGGGCCACGTGAGCCTGCCCGAGGGCCTCGAGCGCCCCACGCTGGGCCCCGTGGCCACGGGGCTCGGAGAGATTTTCCACTACCTGGTGAAGAGCCGGACGCGGAGCCTCACGGAGCTGCGCACCCTGCAGGACCGGGTCATCGCCCCCGCGCTGCGCGGCGTGCCGGGGGTGGCGGAGGTCAACAGCTGGGGCGGCGAGGAGAAGCAGTGGCACGTGGTGGTGGAGCCCCAGCGGCTCCAACAGTTCCACCTGTCGCTGGGAGACCTCTACCAGGCGCTGGAGGCCAACAATGCCAACGTAGGCGGAGGCCGGGTGGAGCAGGCGGGGGCGGCCCGCCTCGTGCTCGGCGTGGGCGCGCTGGAGGGGGGCGCGGCGGTGGAGGAGGTCACCGTGGCCGCCCGCGATGGGGTGCCGGTGCGCGTGCGGGACGTGGCCCAGGTGCGGGTGGGCCCGGCGCCGCGCCAGGGCGCCACCACCGCGGAGGGGGAAGGCGAGGCCGTGCTGGGACTGGGCTTCATGCGCATGGGCGAGAACTCCCACGCGGTGAGCCAGGCACTCACCCAGCGGCTGGAGGAGGTCCGCCAGCGCCTGCCCCCGGACGTGCAGGTGGACCTCGTCTACGCGCGCACGGAGCTGGTGGAGCAGGTGCTGCGCACGGTGCGCAACAACCTCCTGGAGGGCGCGCTGCTCGTCATCGCCATTCTCTTCGCCTTCCTGGGCCACTGGCGGGCGGGGCTCATCGTGGCGGCGGCCATCCCCCTGTCCCTGCTGTTCGCCTTCAACGCCATGGTGCCGCTGGGCATCGCCGGCACGCTCATGTCGCTGGGCGCCATCGACTTCGGCCTCGTCGTGGACTCCTCCGTCATCCTCGTGGAGAACGCCGAGCGGCGGCTGGCCGAGGACGCGGGGCGCCGCAGCGTCCTGGAGGTGGTGCGGGATGCGGCCGTCGAGGTGCGCAAGCCCACCCTCTTCGGCGAGCTCATCATCCTGGTGGTGTACCTGCCCATCCTCACGCTGGAGGGGGTGGAGGGAAAGCTCTTCCGCCCCCTGGCGCTCACCCTCATCTTCGCCTTGCTCGGCAGCGCGCTCCTGTCCATGACGCTGATGCCGGTGCTCGCCTCGTTCGTCCTGAAGCCAGGCCAGGGGCCCCACCGGGAGCCGCGCCTCGTGGGGCTGCTGCAGCGGCTCTACCGGCCGGTGCTCGACGGGGCCCTTCGCCACGGCCGGGCCGTGCTCGCGGGCGCGGCCCTCCTCACGGTGGGCGCCGCCGGGGCCGCCCTGGGGCTCGGCAGCGAGTTCGTTCCCCGGCTGTCCGAGGGCACCCTCGTCATCAACACCGTGCGCTTGGCGGAAGTCTCGCTCGCCGAGTCCATCCGCTACGGCGGGCACATCGAGGCCCTGCTGCGCCGCAAGTTCCCGGACGAGGTGAAGCACGTGTGGACGCGCACGGGCACGGCGGAGGTGGCCACGGACCCCATGGGCCTCGAGCTGTCCGACGTCTTCATCACCCTCCACCCCCGGGCGCAGTGGACGCGCGCCGATACGCAGGAGGAGCTCGTGGCGGAGATGAAGGCGGAGCTGGCGGACCTTCCCGGCATGCGCATGGCGTTCCTCCAGCCCATCGAGATGCGCGTCAACGAGATGCTCGCCGGGGTGCGCGGCGATGTGGCCATCAAGCTCTTCGGGGAGGACCTGGACCTCTTGAAGGCCAAGGCCCAGGAGGTGGAGGCCCTGGTGCGCCCCCTGCCGGGGGCGGCGGATGTCACCGTGGAGCAGGTGACGGGCCAGCCCATCCTGCACGTGACGGTGGACCGGGCCGCCGTGGCCCGGTACGGCATTCCCGCCCGGGACGTGCTCGACGTGGTGGAGGCCGTGGGGGGACGCCGCGTGGGGGACGTGCGCGAGGGGGAGCGGCGTGTCGAGCTGGCCGTGCGCCTGGCCGACGAGTACCGGCAGAACCCGGCCCGGCTGGCCACCGTGTCCGTGGTGGCCCCGGACGGGGTCCGCGTGCCGCTGGGGCGCCTGGCCACGTTCCGCGAGCTGTCCGGCCCCACCACCGTCCAGCGGGAGGGCGGCCAGCGCCGACTCGTCATTCAGGCCAACGTGCGGGGGCGCGACCTGGGCGGCTTCGTGGAGGAGGTGCGCCGCACCCTGGACGCGAAGCTGGAGCTGCCCACCGGGTACGCTGTCCGCCTGGGCGGCTCGTTCGAGCACCTGGAGCGTGCCCGGCAGCGGCTGCTGCTCGTGGTCCCCGGGGCCCTGGCGCTCATCTTCCTCCTGCTCTACCTCACCTATGGCCGCGTACGGGATGCCCTGCGCATCTTCGCGGGCGTGCCGTTCGCGATGGTGGGCGGCGTGCTGGCGCTGCTCGTGCGCGGCCTGCCCTTCTCCATCTCCGCGGCCGTGGGCTTCGTGGCGCTCTCGGGCGTCTCGGTGCTGGGGGACATGGTGCTCGTCAGCCGGGTGCGCCAGCTCCTCGGCCAGGGCGCCGCGCCCGGAGAGGCCATCCGGGAGGCGGCCCTGTCACGCCTGCGTCCGGTGCTGATGACCTCCGCCGTGGCGGCGCTCGGCTTCGTGCCCATGGCGCTCCACACGGGGGTGGGCGCGGAGGTGCAGCGGCCCCTGGCCACCGTCGTCATCGGAGGCGTCCTGTCCTCGGCCGTGCTGACGCTGCTGGTGCTGCCCGTCCTCTATGCCGTGCTCGGCACCGGCCAGGACGCTCCCCCAAGACAGCCCAGGGCGCCAGACACGACCGCTTGA
- the rocD gene encoding ornithine--oxo-acid transaminase, protein MSETLTQRAIALEERYGAHNYHPLPVVLTRGEGVHVWDVEGTRYLDFLSAYSAVNQGHCHPRIIAALTEQARQLTLTSRAFHSDRLGECEKYLAEYFGYDKALMMNTGVEGGETALKLTRKWAYKVKGVPTNQAKTVYAAGNFWGRTLAAISASTDPESTRDYGPYLPGYLIIPYNDLAALERTFAADPTIAGFMVEPIQGEAGVVVPDAGYLKGVRELCTKYNVLFIADEVQTGLGRTGKRLACDHEAVKPDLLVLGKALSGGTYPVSCVLADDAIMLTIKPGEHGSTYGGNPLACAVTVAALNVLREEKLAENAERMGQLFRQRMNALVQKGGRVTLVRGKGLLNALVIDDTEASGAAWELCLKLKARGLLAKPTQGNKIRFAPPLVITEAQMNEACDIIERVIQST, encoded by the coding sequence ATGTCAGAGACCCTCACGCAGCGGGCCATCGCCCTCGAAGAGCGATACGGAGCACACAACTACCATCCTCTGCCCGTGGTGTTGACGCGCGGCGAGGGGGTCCACGTCTGGGACGTGGAGGGCACCCGGTACCTGGACTTCCTCTCGGCCTACTCCGCCGTGAACCAGGGCCACTGCCATCCGCGCATCATCGCCGCCCTGACGGAGCAGGCGCGCCAGCTGACGCTCACCTCCCGGGCGTTCCACTCCGACCGGCTCGGGGAGTGCGAGAAGTACCTGGCGGAGTACTTCGGGTACGACAAGGCCCTGATGATGAACACGGGCGTGGAGGGCGGGGAGACCGCCCTGAAGCTGACCCGGAAGTGGGCATACAAAGTCAAAGGCGTGCCCACCAATCAGGCGAAGACGGTCTACGCGGCGGGGAACTTCTGGGGCCGCACCCTGGCGGCCATCTCCGCCTCCACGGACCCGGAGAGCACGCGCGACTACGGCCCCTACCTGCCGGGCTACCTCATCATCCCGTACAACGACTTGGCCGCGCTGGAGCGCACCTTCGCCGCGGACCCCACGATTGCCGGCTTCATGGTGGAGCCCATCCAGGGCGAGGCGGGCGTGGTCGTCCCGGACGCGGGGTACCTGAAGGGCGTGCGCGAGCTGTGCACGAAGTACAACGTGCTGTTCATCGCCGACGAGGTGCAGACGGGCCTGGGGCGTACGGGCAAGCGGCTCGCGTGTGACCATGAGGCGGTGAAGCCGGACCTCCTGGTGCTGGGCAAGGCGCTCTCGGGCGGCACGTACCCGGTCTCCTGCGTCCTGGCGGATGATGCCATCATGCTCACCATCAAGCCGGGCGAGCACGGCAGCACGTATGGCGGCAACCCGCTGGCGTGTGCCGTGACGGTGGCGGCCCTGAACGTGCTGCGTGAGGAGAAGCTCGCCGAGAACGCCGAGCGGATGGGGCAGCTGTTCCGCCAGCGGATGAATGCGCTGGTGCAGAAGGGCGGGCGGGTGACGCTGGTGCGCGGCAAGGGGCTGCTCAACGCCCTGGTCATCGACGACACGGAGGCGAGCGGCGCGGCGTGGGAGCTCTGCCTGAAGCTGAAGGCGCGGGGCCTGCTCGCCAAGCCCACGCAGGGAAACAAGATCCGCTTCGCGCCGCCGCTGGTGATTACCGAGGCCCAGATGAACGAGGCCTGCGACATCATCGAGCGCGTCATCCAGAGCACCTGA
- a CDS encoding TonB-dependent receptor: MTPLCLVLLWMGSTDAPPPKPPPEAPPEPPAAQGTVVTATRLPRPLRDVPATVIVLPRAEIDRSPTLTQDGLLRTVPSVATFRRTSSLVSDPTAQGLNLRGLAPSGVSRSLVLVDGVPANDPFGGWVYWRALPRLGLDRVEIVPSGGSALYGSAALGGVVQLFSRPLTGPLLEGDVAYGMLNTGQLSARGAHRWGRVGAAVETELLTTGGHPVVAASQRGAIDQDTPGNHVTLNGRVEAEVSPALRLDARLSLFRENQNGGTTYTTARAESGLASAGAQLTTPTAGQFALQLFGRVQHFEQRRARVAADRSSETLSAIQDVPANEQGASLTWTGPAWTLGGTHVLTAGADVRRVEGTSDEQLFVPSPSPTPPALRSAGGEQRFAGLFLQELYTVTPALEFTAALRWDTWRNVNGERRAEQVGGGVETEAFADRGEHQLSPRLGARLRPFEGLTLRASGYRSFRAPTLNELYRPFQVGTVLTAANARLGAERLTGGEAGAEVQGPRGLTARLTGFWNELEDPIINATLATPLPDGTSRQRQNLGRARVRGLEAGLDWRVARAWTVLLAYTLVDSEVRDAPGNTELVGKQLAQDPQHRGTALVTFDAPALFTATVQLRVTGPQYEDDLNTRRMGGYAGVDASVGRRLVGGLEVFAAAENLFDREYLVGRAGVDTIGQPLLVRLGLRLRERP, translated from the coding sequence ATGACTCCCCTCTGTCTCGTGCTGCTCTGGATGGGCAGCACGGACGCCCCGCCCCCCAAGCCCCCGCCCGAGGCCCCCCCGGAGCCCCCCGCGGCCCAGGGCACCGTCGTCACCGCCACGCGCTTGCCGAGGCCCCTCCGGGATGTGCCCGCCACCGTCATCGTCCTGCCCCGCGCGGAGATCGACCGGAGCCCCACGCTGACCCAGGATGGGCTGCTGCGCACCGTGCCCTCCGTGGCCACGTTCCGCCGCACCTCGAGCCTCGTGTCGGACCCCACCGCCCAGGGGCTCAACCTGAGGGGCCTTGCCCCCTCGGGCGTCTCCCGCAGCCTGGTGCTGGTGGATGGCGTGCCCGCGAATGATCCTTTCGGGGGCTGGGTGTACTGGCGCGCCTTGCCCCGGCTGGGCCTGGACCGGGTGGAGATTGTCCCCAGCGGCGGCTCGGCCCTCTATGGGAGCGCGGCGCTGGGCGGCGTGGTGCAGCTCTTCTCCCGCCCCCTCACCGGCCCGCTCCTCGAAGGGGACGTGGCCTATGGCATGCTGAACACCGGCCAGCTGTCCGCGCGCGGGGCCCACCGCTGGGGACGCGTGGGCGCCGCGGTGGAGACCGAGCTGCTCACCACCGGGGGCCACCCCGTCGTGGCCGCCTCCCAGCGGGGCGCCATCGACCAGGACACGCCGGGCAACCACGTCACCCTCAACGGCCGGGTGGAGGCCGAGGTGAGCCCCGCCTTGCGGCTCGACGCACGCCTGAGCCTCTTCCGCGAGAACCAAAACGGGGGCACCACCTACACCACGGCCCGCGCGGAGTCCGGCCTCGCCAGCGCGGGGGCCCAGCTCACCACCCCTACCGCGGGCCAGTTCGCGCTGCAGCTCTTCGGGCGCGTGCAGCACTTCGAGCAGCGGCGGGCGCGCGTGGCCGCGGATCGCTCCTCCGAGACGCTCTCCGCCATCCAGGACGTTCCCGCCAACGAGCAGGGCGCCTCGCTCACGTGGACGGGCCCCGCCTGGACGCTGGGCGGCACGCACGTGCTGACGGCGGGCGCGGACGTGCGCCGGGTGGAGGGCACCTCCGACGAGCAGCTCTTCGTGCCCAGCCCCTCGCCCACCCCCCCGGCGCTGCGCAGCGCGGGGGGCGAGCAACGCTTCGCGGGGCTGTTCCTGCAGGAGCTCTACACGGTGACGCCCGCGCTGGAGTTCACCGCCGCGCTGCGCTGGGACACCTGGCGCAACGTGAACGGCGAGCGCCGCGCGGAGCAGGTGGGGGGCGGCGTGGAGACCGAGGCCTTCGCGGACCGGGGCGAGCACCAGCTCAGCCCCCGGCTCGGCGCCCGGCTGCGCCCCTTCGAGGGGCTCACCCTGCGCGCCTCGGGCTACCGCTCCTTCCGCGCCCCCACGCTCAACGAGCTGTACCGCCCCTTCCAGGTGGGCACCGTGCTCACCGCCGCCAACGCGCGCCTGGGCGCCGAGCGCCTCACCGGCGGGGAGGCCGGGGCCGAGGTGCAGGGCCCCCGGGGCCTCACCGCGCGCCTCACCGGCTTCTGGAACGAGCTGGAGGACCCCATCATCAATGCCACCCTGGCCACGCCCCTGCCCGACGGCACCTCGCGCCAGCGCCAGAACCTGGGCCGCGCCCGGGTGCGAGGCCTGGAGGCGGGCCTGGACTGGCGCGTGGCCCGCGCGTGGACGGTGCTGCTCGCCTACACCCTCGTGGACTCGGAGGTCCGCGACGCGCCCGGCAACACGGAGCTCGTGGGCAAGCAGCTCGCGCAGGATCCGCAGCACCGGGGCACGGCCCTCGTCACCTTCGATGCGCCGGCGCTCTTCACCGCCACGGTGCAGCTTCGCGTCACCGGCCCCCAGTACGAGGACGATCTCAACACGCGGCGGATGGGTGGCTATGCGGGGGTGGATGCGTCCGTGGGCCGCCGCCTGGTGGGCGGCCTGGAGGTGTTCGCCGCGGCGGAGAACCTGTTCGACCGGGAGTATCTGGTGGGGCGGGCGGGGGTGGATACCATCGGCCAGCCCCTCCTGGTGCGCCTGGGCCTGCGGCTGCGCGAGCGGCCGTGA